The following coding sequences lie in one Zingiber officinale cultivar Zhangliang chromosome 2B, Zo_v1.1, whole genome shotgun sequence genomic window:
- the LOC122048903 gene encoding protein NEOXANTHIN-DEFICIENT 1-like, whose amino-acid sequence MITTTSTRFPVRTSHRDRRTLEEASNSQRSPFHPEAKEDKEIQVLELEDASQISICNISLLIAGEYGQTMYNPNLLKYTCQIECSKRESDPFATEDHVGRDRSIAVLLSKPVMALELNFLTMQVEAPKIVRAQSWKN is encoded by the exons ATGATCACCACGACT TCAACTAGGTTTCCCGTGAGAACTTCACATAGAGATAGAAGAACTTTAGAAGAGGCATCAAATAGCCAAAGAAGTCCTTTTCATCCTGAGGCAAAAGAAGATAAAGAGATTCAAGTACTAGAGCTGGAGGATGCTTCTCAAATATCCATCTGTAACATCAGTTTACTTATTGCTGGTGAGTA CGGGCAAACTATGTACAACCCTAATCTTCTGAAGTACACTTGCCAAATTGAATGCAG CAAAAGAGAAAGTGACCCATTTGCAACTGAAGATCATGTAGGACGTGACCGAAGCATTGCAGTGCTACTATCAAAGCCTGTAATGGCTCTAGAATTAAATTTTCTGACTATGCAAGTCGAAGCTCCAAAAATTGTCCGTGCTCAGTCCTGGAAGAATTAA